A stretch of the Sphingobacterium thalpophilum genome encodes the following:
- a CDS encoding LytR/AlgR family response regulator transcription factor, translating into MMKVYVLEDEYNIYLYVKSLLDSIPYVRLVGYSPSIAQAERELPAADPDLILADIQLKDGSSLSFLSELKLDISTIFITAFNQYAIEALNIGAIAYLLKPLVPDQFVEAIEKCYKKNSEFRFNSWQLAMAENYLKTPDKPRKIALRTFEFTQIVHIDDILYCQGDKGYTTFYIKDNKPMMVSKVLKHFETMLPETEFIRCHQSYLINANQIKKYYKDGQLEMADGKMIPVATRKKDVIQQFLNDI; encoded by the coding sequence ATGATGAAAGTTTATGTTCTTGAAGATGAGTATAATATATACTTATATGTTAAGTCCCTGCTGGACAGTATTCCTTATGTGAGGCTGGTTGGTTATAGCCCGAGCATTGCGCAGGCAGAGCGCGAGTTGCCAGCAGCAGATCCCGATTTGATTTTAGCTGATATCCAGCTTAAAGACGGTTCGAGTTTGTCTTTTCTTTCCGAGTTAAAATTGGATATCAGTACCATTTTTATAACGGCATTCAACCAGTATGCGATTGAAGCATTAAATATTGGTGCCATTGCCTATCTCCTCAAGCCATTGGTTCCGGATCAATTTGTCGAGGCCATCGAAAAATGCTATAAAAAAAATAGCGAGTTTCGATTCAATAGTTGGCAGCTAGCTATGGCCGAAAATTATCTGAAGACCCCCGACAAACCACGTAAAATAGCATTGCGGACTTTTGAATTTACACAAATAGTTCATATTGATGATATTCTGTACTGCCAGGGCGACAAGGGGTATACCACATTTTATATAAAGGATAATAAACCAATGATGGTTTCCAAAGTGCTTAAACACTTTGAAACCATGCTTCCTGAAACCGAGTTTATACGATGTCATCAGTCTTATCTGATCAATGCAAACCAAATCAAAAAATATTATAAGGATGGACAACTGGAAATGGCGGATGGCAAAATGATTCCTGTGGCTACACGAAAAAAAGATGTCATTCAGCAGTTTTTGAATGATATTTAA
- a CDS encoding Y-family DNA polymerase, producing MKKRFASLWFRHLKTDWMTVCRPRLAEIPFVLAISTHGKIVVSASSPLAEQEGVFPGMGIADAKAILPDLKVIHERVGLEQKLLHAIAHWCIRYTPVAALDLPDGIVMDISGCAHLWGGEKAYLEHIISRLKQHGYDVRMSIADSIGGAWAVARYGQGDPIVVPKTLSEVLKTMPAQALRLEPTVLQRLQALGLKTIGSFSNMPRVALRRRFGHHLLLRLDQAMGNTDEFIMPIKPIVPYEERLPCLEPIQTAKGIELAVQELLVRICTRLLSEGKGLREAVLLCHRMDGKIEQVAIGTNRATAQVQHLFQLFALKISQIEPGLGIELFVLEVPKVEEAPSVQENLWSDRIGLDHPALTELLDRLKSRDPSCDISRYLPAARYWPERSMQAACSLQERSTVDWQQGRPRPTRLLHTPEPIVVTAPIPDYPPMLFRYKGRVHTIKKADGPERIEREWWIDKGEHRDYYAVEDEEGQRFWLYRSGHYDESLPKQWFLHGFFA from the coding sequence ATGAAAAAGCGATTTGCATCACTGTGGTTTCGTCATCTTAAAACAGATTGGATGACAGTGTGCCGACCTCGGCTGGCTGAAATACCTTTTGTTTTAGCTATTTCTACACATGGAAAAATTGTCGTGAGTGCAAGCAGTCCGTTAGCCGAACAGGAGGGAGTCTTTCCGGGCATGGGCATCGCCGATGCAAAAGCTATTTTACCTGATTTAAAAGTCATCCATGAACGTGTCGGACTGGAACAAAAGCTGCTTCATGCCATAGCACATTGGTGTATCCGGTATACGCCGGTTGCAGCTCTGGACCTCCCTGATGGTATTGTAATGGATATCAGTGGTTGTGCGCATCTCTGGGGTGGAGAAAAGGCTTATTTGGAGCATATTATCTCGAGATTAAAGCAGCATGGCTATGATGTACGCATGAGTATTGCAGATAGTATAGGTGGAGCATGGGCCGTAGCTCGTTATGGACAAGGTGATCCTATTGTTGTGCCCAAAACACTTTCTGAAGTGTTGAAAACTATGCCCGCACAGGCATTGCGGCTAGAACCCACCGTTTTGCAACGTCTTCAGGCCCTTGGATTAAAAACGATAGGAAGTTTCTCCAACATGCCGCGTGTTGCTTTGCGCCGGCGTTTTGGTCATCATTTGCTGCTCCGATTGGATCAGGCAATGGGGAATACGGATGAGTTTATTATGCCCATTAAGCCGATTGTTCCCTATGAAGAACGTTTACCTTGTTTAGAGCCCATCCAAACGGCTAAAGGGATTGAGCTAGCCGTCCAGGAACTACTGGTGAGAATCTGCACCCGTTTGTTGAGTGAAGGTAAAGGCCTGCGGGAAGCTGTGCTGCTTTGTCATCGCATGGATGGCAAAATAGAACAGGTCGCTATTGGAACCAATAGGGCAACCGCACAGGTGCAACATCTGTTTCAGTTATTTGCTCTTAAGATTTCCCAGATTGAGCCTGGATTAGGTATTGAGCTGTTTGTGCTGGAAGTACCCAAAGTGGAAGAGGCGCCCTCAGTCCAGGAGAATCTTTGGAGCGATCGTATCGGACTGGATCATCCGGCACTGACAGAACTTCTGGACCGGCTGAAGAGTAGAGATCCCAGCTGTGATATTTCCCGATATCTTCCTGCTGCGCGTTACTGGCCAGAAAGATCCATGCAGGCCGCCTGTTCACTTCAAGAACGGTCTACTGTTGACTGGCAACAGGGACGTCCCCGGCCAACCCGATTGCTGCATACGCCGGAGCCTATCGTTGTGACAGCACCAATTCCAGATTATCCTCCCATGCTGTTCCGCTATAAAGGGCGCGTCCATACCATTAAGAAAGCAGACGGGCCCGAGCGGATTGAACGGGAGTGGTGGATAGACAAAGGTGAACACCGTGATTATTATGCTGTTGAAGATGAAGAGGGCCAACGTTTTTGGCTTTATCGCTCGGGGCATTACGACGAGAGTTTGCCCAAGCAATGGTTTTTACATGGTTTTTTTGCTTAA
- a CDS encoding ImuA family protein yields MKSNEKQALISKLKKDLLLWQGIPQRSADLLQMGLGPLEEAFPNGVFPRGAIHEFVSFDRIGAAVSCGFISTLLGKLMQNHGVCIWISTFHTLFPASLKTFGVVPEDVIFVCMQRENDVLWAMEEALKCEGITAVLAEVHHLNFVQSRRLQLAVEKSRVTGFILQHNPRQLGATTCAARWKISSLPSITVDGLPGIGYPGWNVELLKVRNGQPGCWQFCWTANGFEAITKEKKVIADWGGRYQNFSLA; encoded by the coding sequence ATGAAATCAAATGAGAAACAAGCTTTAATCAGCAAGTTGAAAAAAGATTTGCTGTTGTGGCAGGGAATCCCGCAGCGATCAGCCGACTTGCTTCAGATGGGATTGGGGCCATTAGAGGAAGCCTTTCCTAATGGTGTTTTTCCGCGTGGAGCAATTCATGAATTTGTCAGTTTTGATCGGATAGGTGCCGCGGTTTCCTGTGGTTTCATCAGTACTTTGCTAGGCAAGCTGATGCAGAATCATGGTGTCTGTATCTGGATAAGTACTTTTCACACTTTATTTCCAGCTTCTCTGAAAACCTTTGGCGTGGTTCCGGAAGATGTGATATTTGTGTGCATGCAGCGGGAGAACGATGTTTTATGGGCAATGGAAGAGGCATTAAAATGTGAAGGCATCACGGCTGTACTGGCAGAAGTTCACCATTTGAATTTTGTACAGTCCAGGCGTCTACAGCTGGCGGTTGAAAAAAGCCGTGTAACTGGGTTTATTCTGCAGCATAATCCTCGGCAATTGGGTGCAACCACCTGTGCCGCCCGATGGAAGATTTCTTCACTGCCCAGCATCACAGTTGACGGATTGCCGGGAATAGGCTATCCGGGCTGGAACGTTGAACTGTTGAAAGTGCGGAATGGTCAGCCGGGCTGCTGGCAGTTTTGCTGGACAGCAAATGGTTTTGAAGCCATTACGAAAGAGAAAAAAGTTATTGCAGACTGGGGTGGACGTTACCAAAATTTCAGTTTGGCATGA